A single Triticum dicoccoides isolate Atlit2015 ecotype Zavitan chromosome 2A, WEW_v2.0, whole genome shotgun sequence DNA region contains:
- the LOC119355457 gene encoding protein gar2-like isoform X2: protein MDGGERTFKANFTAEGVALLRQRVRAKLHELMGDYTDDTLVEYVVVLLRNGRRKDEAAKELQVFLGDDNNAFVSWLWDHLSSNLHLYVQPKAVSANDEAKNTRSTARGLSVQTSRVPEAETQKTTRVQPKREWGGIVREQSDVVPLRSVVAPVSHAEEKTNHTQAVRRTRSPDMHNHRKRGREEDTRPAKTSHEVIGAPRRLLQFAVRDAVRPVQPPTPRSESSSSKRLRSVVSTVESDSAANGRLQKMKSDVRVPGATAAFRAAAEAAEDVLKDRYSSESVFDRLGRRPLLTTTEEPFDFREKDPEDGQYKHIDNVQAENQVESHERNQYVARDTCMYDSGTEKAADSAFDIDRYDDTGAVRYNGVNPYQNKLSSSGGRESSVMRYNKAEGAAGVRSRRLIAQDTHASSGPRPSEKILNISANNNTRNPPYHETARNAGTFEHQVPIGKKDVGSIKSNATVAHAKVTHVADKSKDLVAHSSSLLEATKASSVAGGSTGQPESAPDSRTVFVSNVHFGATKDGLSCHFNKFGAVLKTLIVSDGATGQPTGSAYIEFLEKESAEKALTLNGTSFMSRILKVVRKSSVEVPQQPGWSRGVRASPFASRLIRTAYPRPTFPGAMRGRLAIRGNARSFQWKRGAADSVDAGKPSQATPVTPGSQMVTPVTRSFTYTRTEPKQDVGATANV from the exons ATGGACGGCGGGGAGAGGACGTTCAAGGCCAACTTCACCGCCGAGGGGGTGGCGCTGCTGCGACAGCGCGTGAGGGCGAAGCTCCATGAGCTCATGGGAGATTACACCGACGACACCCTCGTG GAGTATGTCGTGGTGTTGCTCAGAAATGGAAGAAGGAAGGATGAGGCTGCAAAGGAGCTGCAGGTTTTCTTAGGCGATGACAACAATGCATTTGTATCCTG GTTGTGGGATCACCTCTCCTCAAATTTGCACCTTTATGTGCAACCCAAAGCTGTCTCTGCTAATGATGAAGCTAAAAACACTCGGAGTACTGCTAGAGGATTGTCTGTACAGACTAGTCGTGTACCTGAAGCTGAAACTCAGAAAACAACAAGAGTCCAACCGAAGAGGGAGTGGGGAGGAATTGTTCGAGAACAATCAGACGTTGTTCCCCTTCGAAGTGTTGTAGCTCCTGTTTCGCATGCAGAGGAAAAAACTAATCATACACAGGCTGTAAGACGAACCCGCTCACCGGACATGCATAACCATAGAAAGAGAGGCAGAGAGGAGGACACACGGCCAGCCAAG ACATCCCATGAAGTCATTGGTGCACCACGCCGGCTTCTTCAGTTTGCTGTTCGTGACGCTGTCAGACCTGTGCAGCCACCGACCCCGAGGTCGGAGTCATCATCTTCCAAGCGACTTCGTTCTGTGGTGTCTACCGTAGAATCAGATTCAGCAGCTAATGGTAGGTTGCAGAAAATGAAGTCTGATGTGAGAGTACCAGGTGCGACAGCAGCATTTAGAGCCGCAGCTGAGGCTGCTGAAGATGTTCTCAAGGACAGGTACTCCTCAGAAAGCGTCTTTGACAGGTTGGGTAGAAGGCCTCTGTTGACTACCACTGAAGAACCATTCGATTTCAGAGAAAAAGATCCAGAAGATGGACAATACAAGCACATAGATAATGTCCAAGCAGAAAATCAAGTAGAATCTCATGAAAGAAATCAGTATGTTGCCAGGGATACTTGTATGTATGACAGCGGAACTGAGAAGGCTGCTGATTCTGCATTCGATATTGATCGGTATGATGACACCGGTGCAGTTAGATATAATGGTGTGAATCCTTACCAGAATAAATTGTCTTCTAGTGGAGGCAGAGAGTCATCAGTAATGCGGTACAATAAGGCAGAAGGAGCTGCCGGGGTAAGAAGCAGAAGGTTGATAGCCCAAGACACACATGCTAGCTCAGGACCAAGACCATCTGAAAAGATCTTAAATATATCTGCTAACAATAATACGCGGAATCCTCCCTATCATGAAACTGCAAGAAATGCTGGCACATTTGAGCATCAGGTGCCCATTGGGAAGAAGGATGTTGGCTCAATAAAATCAAATGCGACAGTTGCACATGCTAAAGTTACACACGTGGCCGATAAATCCAAA GACTTGGTGGCGCACTCAAGTTCATTGTTGGAGGCAACGAAGGCTTCATCAGTTG CTGGTGGATCTACAGGCCAACCTGAAAGTGCCCCTGATTCTAGAACTGTCTTTGTTAGCAAT GTACATTTTGGCGCAACAAAAGATGGTCTTTCTTGTCATTTCAACAAGTTTGGGGCTGTGCTAAAAACTCTTATTGTATCTGATGGTGCCACTGGTCAGCCAACAGG CTCAGCGTACATCGAATTCTTGGAAAAAGAATCAGCAGAGAAGGCGTTAACGCTGAATGGAACATCTTTTATGTCACGCATTTTGAAG GTTGTTCGAAAAAGCTCTGTTGAAGTGCCTCAGCAGCCTGGCTGGTCACGTGGTGTTCGTGCATCACCATTTGCTTCCAGGCTCATTAGAACTGCATACCCAAGGCCGACATTCCCTGGGGCTATGCGTGGACGGTTAGCTATCAGAGGTAATGCTCGGAGTTTTCAATGGAAGCGTGGCGCTGCTGATTCCGTAGATGCCGGAAAACCAAGTCAAGCTACACCTGTAACACCTGGGAGTCAGATGGTAACTCCGGTAACACGAAGCTTCACCTACACACGCACCGAGCCAAAACAGGATGTTGGTGCGACTGCAAACGTCTGA
- the LOC119355457 gene encoding protein gar2-like isoform X1 has translation MDGGERTFKANFTAEGVALLRQRVRAKLHELMGDYTDDTLVEYVVVLLRNGRRKDEAAKELQVFLGDDNNAFVSWLWDHLSSNLHLYVQPKAVSANDEAKNTRSTARGLSVQTSRVPEAETQKTTRVQPKREWGGIVREQSDVVPLRSVVAPVSHAEEKTNHTQAVRRTRSPDMHNHRKRGREEDTRPAKKTSHEVIGAPRRLLQFAVRDAVRPVQPPTPRSESSSSKRLRSVVSTVESDSAANGRLQKMKSDVRVPGATAAFRAAAEAAEDVLKDRYSSESVFDRLGRRPLLTTTEEPFDFREKDPEDGQYKHIDNVQAENQVESHERNQYVARDTCMYDSGTEKAADSAFDIDRYDDTGAVRYNGVNPYQNKLSSSGGRESSVMRYNKAEGAAGVRSRRLIAQDTHASSGPRPSEKILNISANNNTRNPPYHETARNAGTFEHQVPIGKKDVGSIKSNATVAHAKVTHVADKSKDLVAHSSSLLEATKASSVAGGSTGQPESAPDSRTVFVSNVHFGATKDGLSCHFNKFGAVLKTLIVSDGATGQPTGSAYIEFLEKESAEKALTLNGTSFMSRILKVVRKSSVEVPQQPGWSRGVRASPFASRLIRTAYPRPTFPGAMRGRLAIRGNARSFQWKRGAADSVDAGKPSQATPVTPGSQMVTPVTRSFTYTRTEPKQDVGATANV, from the exons ATGGACGGCGGGGAGAGGACGTTCAAGGCCAACTTCACCGCCGAGGGGGTGGCGCTGCTGCGACAGCGCGTGAGGGCGAAGCTCCATGAGCTCATGGGAGATTACACCGACGACACCCTCGTG GAGTATGTCGTGGTGTTGCTCAGAAATGGAAGAAGGAAGGATGAGGCTGCAAAGGAGCTGCAGGTTTTCTTAGGCGATGACAACAATGCATTTGTATCCTG GTTGTGGGATCACCTCTCCTCAAATTTGCACCTTTATGTGCAACCCAAAGCTGTCTCTGCTAATGATGAAGCTAAAAACACTCGGAGTACTGCTAGAGGATTGTCTGTACAGACTAGTCGTGTACCTGAAGCTGAAACTCAGAAAACAACAAGAGTCCAACCGAAGAGGGAGTGGGGAGGAATTGTTCGAGAACAATCAGACGTTGTTCCCCTTCGAAGTGTTGTAGCTCCTGTTTCGCATGCAGAGGAAAAAACTAATCATACACAGGCTGTAAGACGAACCCGCTCACCGGACATGCATAACCATAGAAAGAGAGGCAGAGAGGAGGACACACGGCCAGCCAAG AAGACATCCCATGAAGTCATTGGTGCACCACGCCGGCTTCTTCAGTTTGCTGTTCGTGACGCTGTCAGACCTGTGCAGCCACCGACCCCGAGGTCGGAGTCATCATCTTCCAAGCGACTTCGTTCTGTGGTGTCTACCGTAGAATCAGATTCAGCAGCTAATGGTAGGTTGCAGAAAATGAAGTCTGATGTGAGAGTACCAGGTGCGACAGCAGCATTTAGAGCCGCAGCTGAGGCTGCTGAAGATGTTCTCAAGGACAGGTACTCCTCAGAAAGCGTCTTTGACAGGTTGGGTAGAAGGCCTCTGTTGACTACCACTGAAGAACCATTCGATTTCAGAGAAAAAGATCCAGAAGATGGACAATACAAGCACATAGATAATGTCCAAGCAGAAAATCAAGTAGAATCTCATGAAAGAAATCAGTATGTTGCCAGGGATACTTGTATGTATGACAGCGGAACTGAGAAGGCTGCTGATTCTGCATTCGATATTGATCGGTATGATGACACCGGTGCAGTTAGATATAATGGTGTGAATCCTTACCAGAATAAATTGTCTTCTAGTGGAGGCAGAGAGTCATCAGTAATGCGGTACAATAAGGCAGAAGGAGCTGCCGGGGTAAGAAGCAGAAGGTTGATAGCCCAAGACACACATGCTAGCTCAGGACCAAGACCATCTGAAAAGATCTTAAATATATCTGCTAACAATAATACGCGGAATCCTCCCTATCATGAAACTGCAAGAAATGCTGGCACATTTGAGCATCAGGTGCCCATTGGGAAGAAGGATGTTGGCTCAATAAAATCAAATGCGACAGTTGCACATGCTAAAGTTACACACGTGGCCGATAAATCCAAA GACTTGGTGGCGCACTCAAGTTCATTGTTGGAGGCAACGAAGGCTTCATCAGTTG CTGGTGGATCTACAGGCCAACCTGAAAGTGCCCCTGATTCTAGAACTGTCTTTGTTAGCAAT GTACATTTTGGCGCAACAAAAGATGGTCTTTCTTGTCATTTCAACAAGTTTGGGGCTGTGCTAAAAACTCTTATTGTATCTGATGGTGCCACTGGTCAGCCAACAGG CTCAGCGTACATCGAATTCTTGGAAAAAGAATCAGCAGAGAAGGCGTTAACGCTGAATGGAACATCTTTTATGTCACGCATTTTGAAG GTTGTTCGAAAAAGCTCTGTTGAAGTGCCTCAGCAGCCTGGCTGGTCACGTGGTGTTCGTGCATCACCATTTGCTTCCAGGCTCATTAGAACTGCATACCCAAGGCCGACATTCCCTGGGGCTATGCGTGGACGGTTAGCTATCAGAGGTAATGCTCGGAGTTTTCAATGGAAGCGTGGCGCTGCTGATTCCGTAGATGCCGGAAAACCAAGTCAAGCTACACCTGTAACACCTGGGAGTCAGATGGTAACTCCGGTAACACGAAGCTTCACCTACACACGCACCGAGCCAAAACAGGATGTTGGTGCGACTGCAAACGTCTGA
- the LOC119355458 gene encoding probably inactive leucine-rich repeat receptor-like protein kinase At5g06940 has translation MAAASGACLPLLLLLLSPLTISSYSAAAAEAEQPVHDLLLSFKASLHDPAGALATWSRSTPYCNWSHVTCTDPSSSSASASVAVSLQLQGLGLSGDIDATALCRVPGLAGLSLASNAFNQTVPLQLSRCASLASLNLSSGAFWGPLPEQLAALASLTSLDLSGNDIEGTVPPGLAALRALQVLDLRGNRLSGVLHPALFRNLTSLHYLDLSGNQFLESQLPPELGGMASLRWLFLQGSGFSGEIPETFLGLEQLEALDLSMNSLTGAVPPGFGLKFQKLLSLDLSRNGFSGPFPNGVDKCLMLQRFEVQGNAFTGELPAGLWSLPDLQVIRAENNRFSGRLPEFPGGVSRLEQVQVDNNSFSGAIPQSIGLIRTMYRFSASLNELNGSLPDNLCDSPAMSIINISNNAISGSIPDFNNCKRLVSLSLSSNGLTGTIPASLGDLPVLTYIDLSSNGLTGAIPAELENLKLALLNVSYNRLSGRVPPELLSGLPAVFLEGNPGLCGPGLPSDCDAPLRKHQGLALAATVASFVTGLALLAVGVFAACRRIHGNRPSSPWKLVLFHPIKITGEDLFAAFHDKNVIGRGAFGKVYLIVLQDGQKVAVKRLFSSGKLTFREVKNEMKALAKIRHKNVAKIAGFCYAEGEVSVIYEYFQKGSLQDMICAPKFAVGWNDRLKVALGVAQGLAYLHHDYTPRLLHRDLKSSNVLLADEFEPRVAGFGIHRVVGEKAYRSSLDSDFNDKCYIAPEQNFTKSPTNLMDVYSFGVILLELVTGRPAEQPASKDCSDIVSWVRRRINLIDGASQILDPSIPRTEQQGMKAALELAVRCTSVKPDQRPDMYAVVRSLQAL, from the exons ATGGCAGCCGCCAGCGGCGCCTGCCTGcctctcctcctgctcctcctgtcGCCGCTGACCATCTCCTCGTATTCGGCGGCAGCGGCGGAAGCAGAGCAGCCGGTACACGACCTCCTGCTCAGCTTCAAGGCCTCCCTGCACGACCCCGCCGGCGCCCTCGCCACCTGGTCCCGCTCCACGCCCTACTGCAACTGGTCCCACGTCACCTGCACGGACCCCTCCTCCtcgtccgcctccgcctccgtcgcCGTCTCGCTCCAGCTCCAGGGCCTCGGCCTCTCCGGCGACATCGACGCCACCGCGCTCTGCCgcgtcccgggcctcgccggccTCAGCCTCGCGTCCAACGCCTTCAACCAGACCGTCCCGCTGCAGCTCTCGCGCTgcgcctcgctcgcctccctcAACCTCAGCTCCGGCGCCTTCTGGGGCCCGCTACCGGAGCAGCTCGCCGCGCTCGCCTCGCTCACGTCGCTCGACCTCAGCGGCAACGACATCGAGGGGACCGTGCCGCCGGGCCTCGCCGCGCTGCGGGCGCTCCAGGTGCTCGACCTGCGCGGCAACCGCCTCTCCGGCGTGCTCCACCCGGCGCTCTTCCGCAACCTCACCAGCCTCCACTACCTCGACCTGTCCGGCAACCAGTTCTTGGAGTCCCAGCTGCCGCCGGAGCTCGGCGGGATGGCCAGCCTCAGGTGGCTCTTCCTGCAGGGGTCAGGGTTCAGCGGCGAGATACCCGAGACCTTCCTTGGGCTGGAGCAGCTGGAGGCTCTTGATCTCTCCATGAATAGCTTGACCGGAGCCGTTCCTCCGGGGTTCGGCCTCAAGTTTCAGAAGCTGCTGTCTCTGGATTTGTCGCGCAATGGCTTCTCTGGGCCGTTCCCCAACGGCGTCGACAAGTGCCTCATGCTGCAGAGGTTCGAGGTGCAGGGCAACGCCTTCACCGGGGAGCTGCCCGCCGGCCTCTGGTCGCTGCCGGACTTGCAGGTCATCCGCGCTGAGAACAACCGCTTCTCCGGCCGGCTGCCCGAGTTCCCCGGCGGCGTGTCTCGGCTGGAGCAGGTTCAGGTCGACAACAACAGCTTCTCCGGTGCGATACCCCAGAGCATCGGCCTGATCCGCACCATGTACCGCTTCTCCGCCTCACTGAACGAGCTCAACGGCAGCCTGCCGGACAACCTGTGCGACTCCCCGGCGATGAGCATCATCAACATCTCCAACAACGCCATCTCCGGCTCGATCCCTGACTTCAACAACTGCAAGAGGCTGGTATCGCTGTCCCTGTCCAGCAACGGCCTCACCGGGACGATACCAGCCTCTCTCGGGGACTTGCCGGTGCTGACCTACATCGACCTGTCCAGCAATGGCCTCACCGGCGCCATTCCGGCGGAGCTCGAGAACCTGAAGCTTGCGTTGCTAAACGTCTCGTACAACCGGCTCTCCGGCCGCGTGCCTCCGGAGCTGCTCTCCGGCCTTCCCGCCGTGTTTCTTGAAGGGAACCCAGGCCTGTGCGGTCCCGGGTTGCCGAGCGATTGCGATGCGCCATTGAGGAAGCATCAGGGACTAGCACTGGCTGCGACGGTGGCCTCCTTCGTTACAGGATTGGCGCTGTTGGCCGTAGGGGTGTTTGCAGCTTGTAGGAGGATACATGGCAACAGGCCCTCCTCCCCATGGAAGCTGGTGCTGTTCCACCCAATCAAGATCACCGGAGAGGACTTGTTCGCCGCGTTCCACGACAAGAATGTGATCGGAAGAGGAGCATTTGGAAAGGTCTATCTGATCGTGTTACAAGACGGGCAAAAAGTCGCGGTGAAGCGGCTGTTCAGCTCGGGCAAGCTGACATTCAGAGAAGTGAAGAATGAGATGAAAGCGCTGGCGAAAATCAGGCACAAGAATGTTGCCAAGATTGCAGGTTTCTGTTACGCGGAAGGAGAGGTCAGCGTCATATATGAATACTTTCAGAAAGGAAGCTTACAAGATATGATCTGTGCGCCGAAGTTCGCTGTGGGATGGAACGACAGGCTGAAGGTTGCACTGGGAGTGGCTCAAGGATTGGCATATCTTCACCATGATTATACTCCTCGCTTGCTGCATCGCGATCTGAAGTCGAGCAATGTGCTACTTGCCGATGAATTTGAGCCCAGGGTCGCCGGGTTTGGAATTCATCGTGTCGTGGGGGAGAAGGCGTATCGATCTTCCTTGGATTCGGATTTCAATGACAAGTGCTACATCGCGCCAG AGCAAAACTTCACAAAGAGCCCAACGAACCTCATGGACGTCTACAGCTTTGGGGTCATCCTCCTGGAGCTGGTCACCGGAAGGCCAGCAGAGCAGCCGGCGTCCAAGGACTGCTCAGACATTGTTAGCTGGGTGCGGAGGCGGATCAACCTGATCGACGGCGCATCGCAGATACTCGACCCCAGCATCCCCCGCACGGAGCAACAGGGCATGAAGGCTGCCCTGGAGCTCGCGGTGCGCTGCACGTCGGTGAAGCCTGACCAGAGGCCGGACATGTATGCAGTTGTGAGGTCGCTGCAGGCGCTGTAG
- the LOC119355459 gene encoding uncharacterized protein LOC119355459, whose product MPPFRRWADLPADLLCRIGDSLDLKCYASARGACTAWRCALSPPSPSLLVVLDDARCCPSAASLPTHRSFELKNILSGGRCVGSSNGWLALSVCLYGGQSMFSLFNPITATEILLPPLIYESRWVSKLVFAPNPARDDFAAAAICDIDRLAYVTAGARRWAILDPVRLSSGDQLADVVYHEKGRVYCLTRYGDVHVLRLPERRRRKPIVVEDPAGPSEPEMPLGRPALSLQGRRQRNLRMLCYEHRRWREQQLPIATMKATFCQDVFMPLRRVPPGSVGPDLNAPATVEPMLSECNLPFDPATCFAAPYNTVSIFTSAKNLVFCDGNLYQIWRNASCTVTLQLPGGGHCRVAENEIVVLRYYPRRQPCWDAVTDLGGYSVFVGRNNAVSMYAEDVPGLKGNCVYWIGGRGRDQGMVFDMGIGRSTLCLPVAGAGVVPGPPQSTICWYFLSDIVNNCNISAGRKVYQTRARVRAEREQDLED is encoded by the coding sequence atgccgccgTTCCGGCGCTGGGCGGATCTGCCGGCGGACCTCCTCTGCCGCATCGGCGACAGCCTCGACCTCAAGTGCTACGCCAGCGCGCGGGGCGCCTGCACGGCCTGGCGATGCGCGCTCTCGCCGCCCTCCCCGTCGCTCCTCGTCGTCCTCGACGACGCCAGGTGCTGCCCCTCCGCCGCGTCGCTCCCCACCCACCGCTCCTTCGAGCTCAAGAACATCCTCTCGGGGGGCCGATGCGTCGGCTCCAGCAACGGCTGGCTCGCCCTCTCCGTCTGCCTCTACGGCGGCCAGAGCATGTTCAGCCTCTTCAACCCCATCACCGCCACGGAGATCCTTCTGCCGCCGCTGATCTACGAGAGCCGCTGGGTCTCCAAGCTTGTCTTCGCGCCCAACCCCGCCAGGGacgacttcgccgccgccgccatctgcgACATCGACAGGCTCGCCTACGTCACCGCGGGGGCCAGGAGGTGGGCCATCCTCGATCCCGTCCGCCTCTCCAGCGGAGATCAGCTCGCCGACGTCGTCTACCATGAAAAAGGTAGGGTCTACTGCCTCACCCGCTATGGCGATGTCCACGTGCTCCGCCTGCCGGAGCGCCGCCGCAGGAAGCCTATCGTCGTCGAGGATCCGGCTGGCCCATCAGAGCCAGAGATGCCTTTAGGACGTCCCGCACTCAGTCTTCAGGGAAGAAGACAGCGCAACTTGCGTATGCTCTGCTATGAACATCGTAGATGGAGAGAGCAGCAGCTCCCAATTGCCACAATGAAGGCTACCTTCTGCCAAGATGTGTTTATGCCTCTTAGGAGAGTTCCTCCTGGATCTGTCGGACCGGACCTAAATGCACCGGCCACAGTCGAGCCCATGTTGTCTGAGTGCAACCTACCGTTCGATCCTGCTACCTGTTTTGCCGCGCCATACAACACGGTGTCCATTTTTACTAGTGCCAAGAACCTGGTGTTCTGTGACGGTAACCTGTACCAGATCTGGAGAAATGCAAGCTGCACGGTCACTTTGCAGCTGCCAGGAGGCGGTCACTGCCGTGTAGCCGAGAATGAAATAGTTGTTCTGAGGTATTATCCCCGGCGCCAACCATGCTGGGATGCCGTGACAGACTTGGGAGGCTACTCGGTGTTTGTTGGGAGGAACAATGCCGTGTCGATGTATGCTGAAGATGTTCCAGGACTGAAGGGTAATTGTGTGTACTGGATCGGCGGGAGGGGCAGGGATCAGGGCATGGTCTTTGACATGGGGATTGGGAGGTCTACACTTTGCCTTCCCGTTGCTGGTGCTGGTGTCGTTCCGGGGCCTCCACAAAGCACAATCTGTTGGTACTTTCTCAGCGACATAGTGAATAACTGCAacataagtgcaggaagaaaagttTATCAGACCCGGGCAAGGGTCCGGGCTGAACGCGAGCAAGATTTGGAGGATTGA